The genomic stretch CTTTTAAAGGCTCTCTCATTCCAAAATAAGATTTTTAGATTGATGAGTGGATGAAATAGTGGTCACTGATTAGGCGTGGGTGTTTCCTTGCAACATTTGTGGTTAGACATTTTAATGATCACAAGCAGCGAGGATTCTGAATGCCTTCTGGTGGGATAGGACATAATTGTTTGAGTGAATCAATGGCACTAGGAAGGGAACTTCCTTGTTCAAATGATGAGGGGTATTCATAAATACTCTATATATATTCTGTCACATAGGCTGAATGTTGCCAATGTCTGGTTAATATTATATGGATCAATAAACTACTCAGACAATCACTTGTATTTGCACAGCACATAGTTGTATTGAAATTTTGAGTGACCATTCATCTATACCAGCAGCTGAACATTCATATTGGTTTGACGGAGATATTGATTGCTACAATGTTTCTTACAATTTGTGAAATCAATTACAGCCTGACACCCTGCATGACTTGTCACGGCTAATAATGGCGGAGTTTAGAAGACTTGCATCCCAAGTGTCAGAAACAGAGGTTGCTCGTGCCCGCAATCAGGTAGCTGGTTCTGTCAGCTGTTAATATCTTTTTTTTGGGTATTGCTATTTATAGTAGAAAAAAGGTGATGGGTTACTTTGTCTCATTAGAGAAGGGAGAAAGCTAATTCTTTAGTTTTATTGATCTGGCCCTGTCTATATAGAACTATGATTCATCAATAGCGAGCACATGGCAGTGAATatttataataaataatattctATCCAACGTTATCAAATCCTCTAATCGATCCTAGTTGACATGGCACCGATCAGCCTGATCAATCGTGACTAATCGTAGTACATAACTGATCGCCATGGCACTGATCAGCCCAACTAATCGCGATTAGTCGGACAACTTGATAACATTAGCTTTCTCTAATAACCCTTGACACGGGTATGGCATGGTTCCTGACATATCGTTGATTTGGTTATACATGAATTGTCTAGTAATCCTATAAGCTTTCTCTAGTAAGATCATATtcaccctccctccctcccctggCAGCGGATATCTTTTTTACTTGGGAAAATTGCTACATGTTCATAAAGACAGACCTTCCCCTTCCCTTTAAACTATAGTGGATACTCCCTCTGACTCAGGATATAAGGCATGCAtgtatttcaaaattcaaacttcATTATCTTTGACCAATAATTAGTCTaataatataaaaaaattatatactaCAATAGTGGTAACATCAGATTTGTCTTTACAAATACTTTCTAATGATACTTTTGTTGTTGCCATAAATTACATACAATAGTATAAATTAACGGTTAAAGTATGATTTTGAAGGCCATGCCAAGTCAAATTGCACCTTATATCTTGAGATTGAGGGAGTATATGATACTGTGTTATTGTGGACAATTAGAAGCATTAAATATGCTATAATATGATGTAATACTGTTGTGACATTCACATATATGTTCCCCTAAATATTGGTGAACGCAGAACTGTCTCCTCATGTAAACACTAACCTGCAACTTGATAGATCTGGTTTGCATTAGTGGAACCTGAAACAGATTTTAGAACTAACACATGTATCTTATGCCAGCTGAAATCTGCTCTGTTACTTCACATTGATGGATCCACCGCAGTTTCTGAGAATAATGGTCGCCAGGTATTCTACTATTCTAGCCTAAATTTCTCAGGATAGCAGCAGCTTCTCCCATCCTGATTAATATAATAAGATTTTTCCTCAACTATCTCGTGCAGATGCTAACTTATGGGCGAGTTATGCCATTCCTAGAGCTTTTTGCGCGCATTGATGCTGTTGACTGTGCTACAGTAATGGAAACTGCCAAGGAGTACATAATTGATAAGGTAAATCTCCAAAAGTGGTGACTATTCTACTAACGCAGAGTAATACAGTATCTTTGGTGAACGGGTCTGTATAGTGGTCTGTATCTTTGGTGATAAGGTAAATCTCATCTTAGGTCTTGGGTTCAACTGTCTGTGAGACTGAAAGTAAACAGACATAGGTTAAAAAGCACCCCTCGTCAGCACTCTCCCTGAGTGAATTTAAACAGACCTAGGTTAAAAAACACCCCTCGTCGGCAGTCTAGGACAACTGGCCTTCGGGGTGTTGCTTGGTCTGTGTGCGAGAAACTTGTGCAATGCATCCCAGCAGGAGTTTTAATACAGTATCTTTGAATACCTCATGCGCTGACATGATTGTTTTGTCAATTTACAGGATGTTGCTCTGGCTGGAGTGGGACAGCTCACGAATTTGCCAGAGCTTAGTTGGTTTCGCTCGGAAACCTGTTCTGATGATGATTTTACTCGAAGAATATTCTTTGGGAATGCAAAATAGTTGAAGATGTTATTTTATAGTGTTGTTGTAACTCTAGGTCATTCATTCCAAGAAATTATCAATAGATAGATAGTATCAGTTATTTCAGTTATTTGTTAGATATTTTCCTTCTGTGTTTGTACTATACTTATTTGATGCTAAATGTGCAAATAGCTTCCTTTGCTCTGGTGCTCTACTTACGAATTCACCTCATCTATGAGTTGCTTTTGATATAAATAAAGCATATTGAAATTATTAACTGGCAAAAGAGCTTAGTTGTAAGAATAACTTATGAACAGAGAATCGTAGAACATCAGATATATTGCTGTATTCTGTATTCCTGAGTCCACACATCAATTGCCTATCTTACCTAGTAATGCGCGGTCAGCAGTTTGAgtctgcattaggtgcaaacctaaAAGGTTAGAACGAATGGGCTTTTTGGGTATTTGTGTATGGGGTTAAAGTTATCAGCATGAACTGATTTGGTAGAAGACCTGACAGCCAAAACTTTCCAAACGAAATGTGGAGCCCAAGACATACGGAGAAAAAGGTCGCATGAGAACAAAAACTCGATTTCTTTTCATACTGGAGGGTGGAGGCAGAGACAATGCAGTATAGCTACGGCCGTGttgtgtcttcttgtttttctgGCCAGGCTGATGACGCTCAGATACACAGGAAACCATTATACAGCATACTGTATGCACCAGTGAATCAGTGATGACTCAGCGACAAGTGACGAGCATtcaatggcagatcagacactagTTTCTGTAGTTTCTCGGttgaggacttgtttagtttcgaaatgataaatattattcaatcatgaactaactagaatcaaaagattcgtctcgtgatttacagctaaactatgtaattagtttttgttttcgtctatatttaatgtttcatgtatgtgccataagattcaatgtgatgagaaatcttgaaaattttttggtttccagggtgaactaaacggcCTGAATCCTGAACACAAAGCACCATGGCTGGTTTTCTCATGTGAGCTTCAGCAGAACGAATACGATGCACCAGTGTGAGACCGTGAAGGTGTACTTCCGAGTGCTCCTGTGCTCGTAAACGATAGCCGGGAGAGTTCACGCAAACGCAATGCAGACTGCGCTGCCAATGTCGCGTCGGCCTTCACTCCGCGTGGCTCCGACGGTGCGCAAATGGGCTCACGCCGGTCGCACTCGTTTCCGCGGGGGCGCGACGCCCCGCGCGGCCGCGCCCTCCTCCCGCACACGCCCATTAATCCCTCACGCACCGGGCCGTTGCACCATCAACTCCGTCCCCTCCGCGCCATTACTGCTACACACACGGATACACCTGCACCTACGAGCCCTGCGCCGAGGCCGAGCCGCTCCCCGCGCCCACGCTTCCTGCACTCGGCGCTTCCCCTGCCTCGGCCTCGAGCATTGCAATGGTTGCTTTGCGCGTGCTCCTCTTGACACTGGCgatcgcctccgcctccgcctccgcccctGCCCCGAGCCCCGACGCCGTCGCGCTGCTCGCATTCAAGTCGGTGTGCTCCGACCGCGCCGCGGCGCTCGGCTCATGGACGGAGTCCTCCGACCCCTGTGCCGCCAAGTGGCGCGGCGTCACCTGCCagcggccgtcgtcgtcgtcgtcgctcaCCTCCCCGCTCCGCGTGCGTCGCGTCGTCCTCGAAGGCCTCCGGCTCGGCGGGCACGCCGCGGCGCTGGAGCTGCTCGCGGACCTCCCCGTTCTCTCGTCCCTTAGCCTCAAGAACAACACCTTCACGGGCGCGCTCCACGCCGTCGACTTCTCCCGCCTAGCGCCGCACCTCAAGCTTCTCTACCTCTCCGGCAATGGCTTCTCCGGCCGGTTCCCCGAGTCCGTGCTGCGCCTTCGCCACCTGCGCCGTCTCGACCTTTCGGGGAACCACCTCGCGGGCCCGATCCCGCCGGAGATCGGGCACTGCCTCCGTGCTCTCCTCACGCTGAACATCCAGCGGAATTCGTTCGTCGGGTTCGTGCCGGACTCGCTGGACGCAATGCCCATGCTCGCGGAGCTCAACGTCTCCGGCAACCACCTCGAGGGGCGGATCCCGAACCGCCTCGCGGCTGCCTTCCCCGCGTCGTCGTTCGACGGGAATCCGGGGCTCTGTGGCGCGCCGCTGGCCCGCCGGTGCAATGAACCGCAGCAGATCGTGTacaacgacggcggcggcgaggcgtcGAACAACGGATCGATGACGACGGGGAGGGGGAATAAGATCCATGACCGGTGGATGGTCGTGATGATCATGTCAGCGGTGGGCGCGGCGGTCGCGTCGTTGGTCGCGGCGGCACTGTGCGCCGTGCTTCTACTGAAGAACAGGAAGCCGGCGAGACGGCCGCGCGCCGGCTCTACGTCCGGCAACTCGACGGTGGCGCGGGAGGAGACGGTGCGCTTCGACGGGTGCTGCGTGGAGTTCGACGTGGCCACGCTCATGCAGGGCGCCGCAGAGATGCTGGGGAAAGGCGCAACGGCGACGACGTACCGTGTGGTCATGGGAGGCAACGTCGTGGACGCGAGCGACGCCGGCGGCGTCGACGAGGCCCACggagaggtggtggtggtgaagaggatgaggaggagggaCGGCACGTCGAGGGAGGACGAGAGGCGGCGGAGGGAGCTGGCCAGGGAGATGGGCACGTGGCGGCACGCCAACGTCGTCGGCCTGCGCGCGTTCTACGCGTCCACGGAGGAGCTGCTCCTCGTCTTCGACTACATGCCCACCGGCAGCCTCCATAGCCTCTTGCACGGTGAGCTGCGCGCCTCATTTCTCGTCGCACGTATATATAATTCGGACGTGTGAGCGGTCCAGGGGATGTCTTCTGACGTGTGCACAAAATTGGCGCTCTTCTGGACTGGGCAGAGAACCGTGGCCCGGCAAGAGTACCTCTGGGCTGGCAGACCAGGCTGAAGCTGGCGCAGGACGCGGCGCACGGCCTCGCCTACCTCCACGGCGTGTCTGGCGGCAATCTCTCCCACCGGCACCTCACTTCCTCGAACATCCTCATCGACGGCAGCGGCAACGCGCGCGTCTCCGACTTCGCCCTCCTCCAGCTGCTCGCGCCGGCGCCGACTGGGGAGGCCCTGCAGAAGCAGGACGTGCACGGCTTCGGCGTCATCCTGCTGGAGCTCCTCACAGGGCGCCAGTCAACCGAGGGGGACGGCAGCGCGGACCTGCCGCGGTGGGCGCGGACCGTGGTGCGGGAGGAGCGGACGTGCGAGGTGTTCGACGTGGAGCTGCCGCGGAGCAAGGGCGCCGAGGACGAGATGGTGGCGCTCCTGCAGGTGGCGctgctctgcgtcgccgacaaCCCGAGGGAGCGGCCCAGGATGGCTGTGGTGGCCAAGATGATCGAGGACATCAGGGACAGGGGGAGCAAGCGGAGCAACAACAAGTGCTCCGCGTCTCCGTCGCAAGCGGGGCACTCGTACGAGTCCTCTCCCAGCGTGTCCGAGGACACCACCAGGTCTACTCCTGCCTCAAGCTCTTGACGCGGCGGAGTCGATCTTCTGGTGAGTAACAGCATAGCGTTGTTGACCTATGTCGtgagaaaaaaagaaacattgtACAATCAGGGTAGTGATGAGCACTAGAACAGCGTGGAAACGCCGTTTGCATCAAGCAGGTGTTGTAGCATCGATTTGTGTAATTTAGATCCTCCATTATCTTatggaaatctaaaaaaaaaagcaaatggGCTCTGTTAGCTTCACATGCTATTACTGCCGGGTGTCGGTCAGTTGTCTTTCGTTAACTGTATCCGCTTACTGCAGATTTTATTAGAGGAGAGGAAtaacaaataaaaaagaaacatGAGAATTGAAGCACCAACAAGTTCTCCTAAAGcgacctcttctacagaaataataacataagaaaaaaaaaggagaaagtgGCCACATG from Sorghum bicolor cultivar BTx623 chromosome 3, Sorghum_bicolor_NCBIv3, whole genome shotgun sequence encodes the following:
- the LOC8059173 gene encoding probable leucine-rich repeat receptor-like protein kinase At1g68400, producing the protein MVALRVLLLTLAIASASASAPAPSPDAVALLAFKSVCSDRAAALGSWTESSDPCAAKWRGVTCQRPSSSSSLTSPLRVRRVVLEGLRLGGHAAALELLADLPVLSSLSLKNNTFTGALHAVDFSRLAPHLKLLYLSGNGFSGRFPESVLRLRHLRRLDLSGNHLAGPIPPEIGHCLRALLTLNIQRNSFVGFVPDSLDAMPMLAELNVSGNHLEGRIPNRLAAAFPASSFDGNPGLCGAPLARRCNEPQQIVYNDGGGEASNNGSMTTGRGNKIHDRWMVVMIMSAVGAAVASLVAAALCAVLLLKNRKPARRPRAGSTSGNSTVAREETVRFDGCCVEFDVATLMQGAAEMLGKGATATTYRVVMGGNVVDASDAGGVDEAHGEVVVVKRMRRRDGTSREDERRRRELAREMGTWRHANVVGLRAFYASTEELLLVFDYMPTGSLHSLLHENRGPARVPLGWQTRLKLAQDAAHGLAYLHGVSGGNLSHRHLTSSNILIDGSGNARVSDFALLQLLAPAPTGEALQKQDVHGFGVILLELLTGRQSTEGDGSADLPRWARTVVREERTCEVFDVELPRSKGAEDEMVALLQVALLCVADNPRERPRMAVVAKMIEDIRDRGSKRSNNKCSASPSQAGHSYESSPSVSEDTTRSTPASSS